One region of Mesobacillus boroniphilus genomic DNA includes:
- a CDS encoding FecCD family ABC transporter permease: MINQNSSLSMLIKFAAGIIVLFGSFMAAMIFGAADTTIKEIWLTLTSTSKTDTITMIREIRLPREVAAIFVGAALSVAGAIMQGLTRNPLADPGLLGLTAGANAALALIMALSPAAGYLVITIACFIGAGVGVVLVFGIGALKKGGFSPLRIVLAGAAVSAFLFAVAEGIGLYFKISKDVSMWTAGGLMGTSWTQLKIIVPFILVGILIAFYLSRQLTILSLSEEVAVGLGQKTNLIKLVLFIVIVLLAGSSVALVGNMAFIGLMVPHIVRMIVGTDYRFVLPMSALFGASFMLIADTLGRTINAPYETPIYAIISMLGLPFFLFIVRKGGKSFT, from the coding sequence ATGATCAACCAAAACAGCTCGCTCTCCATGCTTATTAAGTTCGCTGCCGGAATCATCGTATTGTTCGGCAGTTTCATGGCGGCAATGATCTTTGGAGCTGCAGATACGACCATAAAGGAAATCTGGCTTACACTTACTTCAACATCTAAAACAGATACAATTACCATGATCAGGGAAATCCGGCTTCCAAGGGAAGTTGCCGCTATTTTCGTCGGGGCTGCCCTTTCGGTAGCTGGTGCGATCATGCAGGGGTTGACGAGAAATCCGCTTGCTGACCCGGGACTGCTTGGGCTGACTGCCGGTGCCAATGCTGCACTGGCTTTGATTATGGCGCTTAGTCCTGCGGCCGGTTACCTTGTCATAACCATTGCTTGTTTTATCGGCGCTGGCGTCGGTGTAGTCCTTGTTTTTGGAATTGGTGCACTAAAGAAGGGTGGATTTTCGCCATTGCGAATCGTCCTGGCAGGAGCCGCTGTTTCGGCCTTTTTGTTTGCGGTAGCGGAAGGAATCGGTCTGTATTTTAAAATTTCAAAGGATGTCTCGATGTGGACAGCCGGGGGACTGATGGGGACTTCATGGACGCAGCTGAAAATCATTGTGCCATTCATCCTGGTGGGGATTTTAATTGCTTTTTACTTATCAAGGCAATTGACGATTTTGAGCTTGAGTGAAGAAGTAGCAGTAGGACTTGGCCAAAAGACGAACTTGATTAAATTAGTATTATTCATCGTTATTGTTTTACTGGCAGGCTCTTCTGTCGCACTAGTTGGGAACATGGCTTTTATCGGGCTGATGGTTCCGCATATCGTCAGGATGATCGTCGGTACTGATTATCGATTCGTCCTGCCGATGTCAGCCTTATTCGGTGCCTCGTTCATGCTGATCGCAGATACATTAGGGCGAACAATCAACGCTCCTTATGAAACGCCGATCTATGCAATCATTTCAATGCTCGGGCTGCCGTTCTTCCTGTTCATTGTCCGTAAAGGAGGGAAGAGCTTCACATGA
- a CDS encoding IDEAL domain-containing protein, producing the protein MLSNNNTILRVGDWIKGKSRNGELFIGYIESLDILDEKVNATITSSDDESMVGKTIPITTNGVKKLPDPKVKNKKQIQYLIDLALATGDEEWFMELSEKLNSMRELVKGV; encoded by the coding sequence ATGTTGTCCAATAATAACACGATTTTAAGAGTAGGCGATTGGATTAAGGGGAAATCCCGTAATGGAGAATTATTCATCGGATATATAGAGTCACTTGATATTTTGGATGAAAAGGTTAATGCAACAATCACATCAAGTGATGATGAATCCATGGTAGGCAAAACCATTCCGATAACAACAAACGGAGTGAAAAAACTGCCTGACCCGAAAGTGAAAAACAAAAAACAAATACAATATCTAATTGATTTGGCGCTGGCCACTGGAGATGAAGAATGGTTCATGGAGCTTTCTGAAAAGCTGAACTCGATGAGGGAGCTCGTCAAAGGTGTGTAA
- a CDS encoding CBO0543 family protein has product MSKVSMIKDIDRYDDKIMDLTLEFWRSFGHFGTWQFWANVFFFVIPLALTLIFIDRKRIFQISFFGYTYHMFLVYLDIYFTRNNIWDHPYHLIPYVPVSIPVDGVLVPIIFMAAYQYSIRHNRNFYLVTLLFAVVGTLTAAGWEQFGLLILYKGMNLFHIYLLQISLAILAYWGTNAFLYLQSRGKDINPI; this is encoded by the coding sequence ATGTCAAAAGTATCTATGATAAAAGACATTGATCGATATGATGATAAGATTATGGATCTGACGCTTGAGTTTTGGAGATCATTTGGTCACTTCGGCACGTGGCAGTTTTGGGCGAATGTGTTTTTTTTCGTGATTCCACTTGCACTTACTTTGATATTCATCGATCGAAAACGCATCTTCCAAATTTCTTTCTTTGGTTATACCTACCATATGTTTCTTGTGTATCTTGATATCTACTTTACCCGGAACAATATTTGGGATCACCCATACCATCTTATTCCTTATGTTCCAGTAAGCATTCCGGTTGATGGGGTATTGGTACCTATTATCTTTATGGCTGCCTATCAATATTCAATTCGTCATAACCGCAATTTTTATCTTGTCACGCTTTTGTTCGCTGTAGTTGGAACCCTTACCGCTGCTGGGTGGGAACAATTTGGATTGTTAATCCTTTATAAAGGAATGAATTTGTTTCATATTTACCTTCTTCAAATCAGTCTTGCGATTCTAGCCTATTGGGGGACAAATGCTTTTTTGTATCTTCAAAGCCGGGGGAAAGATATTAATCCTATTTAA
- a CDS encoding L,D-transpeptidase family protein yields the protein MKKLLLSIMLLVSLLFFEAPAEAAGGDMIIINKSNNQLAYYKNNKLVKTFKVGTGRKASYTPEGKFKIVNKIKNRPYYSGNIPGGDSRNPLGDRWLGINARGTWGTTYAIHGNNNPKSIGGYVSAGCVRMYDNEVQWLYDQVKVNTPVVITTSKKSFNAIASANGYKVTGQAAVPVIAAPTSTVLKKGMRGVEVKQLQQALTNRGYNTKGIDGVFGPATEAAVKKFQKAKKLKVDGVAGPATKKALGMK from the coding sequence ATGAAAAAGTTGCTGCTTTCGATAATGCTTCTAGTATCGCTGTTGTTCTTTGAGGCACCTGCAGAGGCTGCTGGCGGAGACATGATTATCATCAATAAGTCTAACAATCAACTGGCTTATTACAAAAATAATAAACTGGTAAAAACGTTTAAGGTGGGAACTGGGCGGAAAGCTTCTTATACGCCCGAGGGCAAGTTCAAAATCGTTAACAAAATCAAGAATCGCCCTTATTACAGCGGGAATATCCCTGGTGGTGACTCAAGGAATCCGCTTGGCGACAGATGGCTCGGCATAAATGCGCGAGGAACATGGGGAACAACTTATGCGATCCACGGCAACAATAATCCTAAATCAATCGGCGGATATGTTAGTGCCGGCTGCGTCCGGATGTACGATAACGAGGTACAGTGGCTCTATGATCAGGTGAAGGTAAATACTCCGGTTGTCATCACCACGTCAAAAAAATCCTTTAACGCAATCGCATCCGCTAACGGATATAAGGTTACAGGCCAGGCTGCCGTTCCCGTGATCGCTGCACCAACAAGCACTGTTCTTAAAAAAGGCATGCGAGGAGTTGAAGTGAAGCAGCTTCAGCAGGCCCTGACAAACAGGGGCTACAACACAAAAGGAATCGACGGTGTATTCGGTCCAGCTACAGAAGCGGCCGTAAAGAAATTCCAAAAAGCGAAGAAACTCAAGGTTGACGGTGTTGCCGGGCCAGCTACTAAAAAAGCACTTGGAATGAAATAG
- a CDS encoding RrF2 family transcriptional regulator, which yields MNSDFTLAIHSLTLLALQPDRMSTSEAISESAGVHPVRIRKVLGLLKKHGFIKSKEGTGGGFIFALDLNEVNLWDIYKLTSEGALQPKCPDSNEKCLVGANMHKVLFAIFIGAEEHLGKYLKHYSIKEIVDLVKETNCD from the coding sequence ATGAACAGCGATTTTACCCTTGCCATTCACAGTTTAACCTTACTTGCACTGCAGCCGGACAGAATGTCTACAAGCGAAGCCATTTCAGAGAGCGCAGGGGTTCACCCCGTACGGATCCGCAAAGTGCTGGGCTTGTTAAAAAAACATGGATTTATCAAATCAAAAGAAGGAACCGGCGGCGGATTCATTTTTGCATTGGATTTAAATGAAGTAAACCTCTGGGATATATACAAGCTGACCTCGGAAGGTGCACTGCAGCCAAAGTGTCCTGACTCCAATGAAAAATGCTTGGTCGGAGCGAACATGCACAAAGTCCTGTTTGCCATTTTCATAGGTGCCGAGGAACATTTGGGAAAATATTTAAAGCACTATTCCATCAAGGAAATAGTTGACCTGGTAAAAGAAACGAATTGTGACTAA
- a CDS encoding DUF421 domain-containing protein, with the protein MNHYLSIAVELTSGFVFLFIMTKLQGKTQFSQITPFDFISAIILGELVGNAIYDHEVKIGEIAFAVALWGVLVYVTEMVTQKFLGSRKLLEGEPNIVVRKGKIKFEALKRAKLDINQLQSLVRQQGYFSLREVEYAIIETNGMVSVLPKADYDTPKNSDMKIKADDPNLPINMILDGEVVRENLKEAGFNEQWLKNELEKQKIHHFEDVLFAEWMENEPLFVLEYEKKANA; encoded by the coding sequence TTGAATCATTACTTATCAATTGCAGTAGAGTTAACGAGCGGCTTTGTATTTTTATTTATCATGACGAAACTACAAGGGAAAACGCAGTTCTCTCAAATAACACCGTTTGATTTTATTTCCGCAATTATTCTTGGTGAGCTTGTAGGAAATGCCATTTATGACCATGAAGTAAAGATCGGCGAAATCGCCTTTGCCGTTGCCTTGTGGGGAGTGCTTGTTTATGTTACAGAAATGGTTACACAAAAGTTCCTCGGTTCACGGAAGCTGCTGGAGGGGGAGCCTAACATTGTGGTGCGAAAAGGAAAGATTAAATTCGAGGCTTTGAAAAGAGCAAAGCTGGATATCAATCAGCTGCAGAGTCTTGTCAGGCAGCAAGGCTACTTTTCACTTCGCGAAGTAGAATATGCAATCATCGAAACGAATGGAATGGTCAGTGTCCTGCCAAAAGCGGATTATGACACTCCTAAAAATAGTGATATGAAAATCAAAGCAGATGATCCAAACTTGCCAATCAACATGATCCTGGATGGGGAAGTAGTTCGCGAAAACCTAAAAGAAGCCGGTTTCAACGAGCAGTGGCTGAAAAATGAATTAGAGAAACAGAAAATCCATCATTTTGAGGATGTGCTTTTTGCGGAATGGATGGAGAATGAACCACTCTTTGTGTTGGAATATGAGAAGAAGGCGAATGCATAG
- a CDS encoding FixH family protein codes for MKKIMFFFIIVMVLLTACSAGQDAEEESIEKVPELLEVSIITPEKIETNQEITIKAEVIQGEKKVKDADEVKFEIGKSGQKDHEMIPAHNEKDGTYSIKKTFNEGGSYTIVAHTTANRMHSMPKKEVIVEGDELAHDQTTDEENGTEGQHSNLEHNDHHNSEVAFEFHTPSTIKSNQPAELTVKIAQEEHIISGANVRFEIWEENETTHQFIDAKEVSSGTYSADYTFPAKGHFIVKIHVEKGNIHDHTEKTIEVAPE; via the coding sequence ATGAAGAAAATAATGTTCTTTTTTATTATAGTCATGGTTCTGTTAACAGCGTGTTCTGCAGGTCAGGATGCGGAAGAAGAGTCGATTGAGAAGGTTCCTGAACTATTAGAGGTATCGATTATCACGCCTGAAAAAATCGAGACAAATCAGGAGATTACAATCAAAGCAGAGGTAATTCAGGGAGAGAAAAAAGTCAAAGATGCAGATGAGGTAAAATTTGAAATTGGTAAATCAGGCCAGAAAGACCATGAAATGATCCCGGCACATAACGAAAAAGACGGTACCTATTCCATCAAGAAAACCTTTAACGAAGGCGGTAGTTATACCATTGTGGCTCACACAACGGCAAACCGGATGCACAGCATGCCAAAGAAAGAAGTAATTGTAGAAGGTGACGAATTAGCACACGACCAAACTACTGATGAGGAAAATGGTACCGAGGGTCAACATTCCAATCTCGAACATAATGACCATCACAATAGCGAAGTTGCATTCGAATTTCATACACCTTCGACCATAAAAAGCAATCAACCAGCTGAGCTCACCGTCAAGATTGCTCAGGAGGAACATATTATTTCCGGGGCGAATGTCCGTTTTGAAATCTGGGAAGAGAACGAAACAACACATCAGTTCATAGACGCGAAGGAAGTTTCATCTGGCACTTATTCCGCTGATTACACCTTCCCTGCGAAAGGGCATTTCATTGTGAAAATTCATGTAGAAAAAGGCAATATACATGACCATACAGAAAAAACGATTGAAGTAGCTCCAGAATAA
- a CDS encoding AEC family transporter: MGGAIVAYIIGFLGVQNVFLIGLSTAISKVFKFEKGLSATFKNSVVLINSGNFGLPVSQLVFQDNSLGLSIQIVVMIFQNLLTYTYGIFNSVTAQSKGFQALKIFFKNPVIYALLLGVFFRATSIKIPEFIWTPIENTSNAFLAFALITLGAQSAYIKFHQLSTPLVLTLIGTLVVAPSIAFVSIFILGLEGTVAQALFIASSFPTSRNSSLLTLEYGNHPEYAAQAVLLTTIFSMLTVTTVIYLSNILF, from the coding sequence TTGGGAGGGGCTATCGTTGCCTATATTATTGGTTTTCTAGGTGTCCAAAACGTTTTTTTGATAGGCTTAAGCACCGCTATTTCGAAGGTTTTCAAATTTGAGAAAGGGTTATCTGCTACATTCAAAAACAGTGTGGTATTAATCAATTCCGGCAATTTCGGATTGCCTGTCAGCCAACTTGTTTTTCAGGATAATTCATTGGGTTTATCGATTCAGATTGTGGTGATGATCTTTCAAAATCTGCTTACCTACACTTATGGAATATTTAATTCAGTAACAGCACAGAGTAAAGGGTTCCAGGCGTTGAAAATCTTTTTCAAGAATCCGGTGATCTACGCTTTATTGTTGGGGGTTTTCTTCAGGGCAACATCGATAAAAATTCCGGAATTTATCTGGACGCCAATAGAAAATACATCTAATGCTTTTTTGGCATTCGCGCTCATTACACTAGGGGCGCAGAGTGCTTACATAAAATTTCATCAACTATCAACTCCACTGGTACTGACTCTTATAGGCACGCTAGTAGTGGCACCTTCAATTGCTTTTGTCAGCATTTTTATTCTAGGCTTAGAAGGTACAGTTGCACAGGCGCTTTTCATCGCAAGCTCGTTCCCGACTTCAAGAAATAGTTCCCTCCTGACCCTGGAATATGGAAACCATCCCGAATATGCTGCCCAGGCTGTTCTATTAACAACTATATTCAGCATGTTGACAGTGACTACTGTTATATATCTATCTAATATTTTATTTTGA
- a CDS encoding ABC transporter ATP-binding protein — protein sequence MVRLYTDQLNVGYGERTIVNDLTLEIPDQQITIIIGPNGCGKSTLLKSMSRIIPHQSGSIFLDGASISKEDTKSLARKMAILPQTPESAAGLTVGELVSYGRFPYQKGFGRLTKKDLEVINWALEVTGTASYKYEPVDSLSGGQRQRVWIALALAQETEMIFLDEPTTYLDMAHQLEILELLQKLNREQGRTIVMVLHDLNHAARFADHLVALKAGSIVKTGLSEEVINKEVLREVFQIDAEIGRDPRTNKPICITYNLLKGEEENEEITYAIPAYAGACS from the coding sequence ATGGTTCGATTATACACAGACCAATTGAATGTGGGATACGGGGAACGCACAATTGTGAATGACCTGACTTTAGAGATCCCCGATCAGCAAATCACGATTATCATCGGCCCGAACGGCTGCGGAAAATCGACTTTGCTTAAATCGATGTCACGAATCATTCCCCATCAGTCTGGCTCTATTTTCCTGGATGGTGCGAGTATCTCTAAAGAAGATACAAAGAGTCTGGCACGAAAGATGGCAATTCTTCCACAAACACCTGAAAGTGCAGCCGGCCTGACTGTAGGGGAATTGGTGTCATATGGACGCTTTCCTTATCAAAAGGGTTTTGGGAGGCTGACGAAGAAGGATCTGGAAGTCATTAACTGGGCTCTCGAAGTGACGGGGACGGCGAGTTACAAATACGAGCCTGTCGATTCCCTGTCCGGCGGGCAGAGGCAACGTGTGTGGATCGCACTCGCACTCGCGCAGGAAACGGAAATGATATTCCTAGATGAACCAACGACCTATCTGGACATGGCGCATCAGCTTGAGATTCTCGAGCTACTGCAAAAATTGAACAGGGAGCAAGGCAGGACGATCGTGATGGTTCTTCATGACTTAAACCATGCTGCAAGATTTGCCGATCACCTGGTTGCCTTGAAAGCGGGAAGCATCGTGAAAACCGGGTTGAGTGAAGAGGTCATCAATAAGGAAGTGCTCAGAGAAGTTTTTCAAATTGACGCTGAAATCGGGAGAGATCCACGTACAAATAAACCGATTTGCATCACGTACAACTTACTTAAAGGAGAAGAAGAAAATGAAGAAATTACTTATGCCATTCCTGCTTATGCTGGTGCTTGTTCTTAG
- a CDS encoding endonuclease I family protein codes for MSKYKKQQRQNDRWDHKYDSLDLKKLLTILKENRRNIQSNQQLYYDPEQDGLDIKKYYRGAQDLDLSGLALFYKFHTIVYQSHKNQLPYFLAKDLYLYTWVDLYPDGSAKSIYSSQMKDPESLLIEDNETLREKYDEFRRRSRKIQVNGFDSIKELKVFEDHFKMNTEHIVPQSWFEGAEPMKGDLHHLFVCEPDCNISRSNYPFADFDFYNPESDDEPIQNNCGVKSGFEFEPEHGKGASARAMLYFFLRYPRRVKNEFKKKVDIPLLARWNEEFPPTLYEQHRNQAIYYIQGNRNPFIDFPELAEKIDFPW; via the coding sequence ATGTCCAAATATAAAAAACAGCAACGTCAGAATGACCGCTGGGACCATAAGTATGATTCGCTCGATCTGAAAAAGCTGCTGACCATCCTGAAGGAAAACCGTCGCAACATCCAGAGTAACCAGCAACTCTACTATGATCCAGAACAGGATGGGCTGGATATCAAGAAATACTACCGTGGCGCCCAGGATTTAGATTTATCAGGTCTTGCGCTCTTTTATAAATTCCATACTATCGTATACCAGTCACATAAAAATCAGCTCCCCTACTTCCTGGCAAAGGATTTATATCTGTACACATGGGTGGATTTATATCCCGATGGTTCCGCGAAGAGTATCTATTCTAGCCAGATGAAAGATCCCGAGTCACTGTTGATTGAGGATAACGAAACACTTAGGGAAAAATATGATGAGTTCAGACGGAGATCAAGGAAGATTCAGGTGAATGGTTTTGATTCAATCAAGGAACTAAAGGTGTTTGAGGATCATTTCAAGATGAACACCGAGCATATTGTTCCGCAGTCCTGGTTCGAAGGTGCCGAGCCGATGAAAGGTGACCTTCACCACCTGTTTGTCTGCGAACCCGATTGCAATATCTCCCGTTCAAACTACCCATTTGCCGATTTTGATTTCTACAATCCTGAATCGGACGATGAACCCATTCAGAACAATTGCGGAGTCAAATCAGGCTTCGAGTTCGAACCCGAACATGGCAAAGGAGCATCTGCCCGGGCAATGCTCTACTTTTTCCTTAGATATCCCAGAAGAGTTAAGAACGAATTCAAAAAGAAAGTCGATATCCCGCTGCTCGCCCGCTGGAATGAAGAATTCCCGCCGACCCTTTACGAACAACACCGCAATCAGGCCATCTACTATATCCAGGGAAACCGCAACCCGTTCATTGATTTTCCGGAATTGGCAGAGAAAATTGATTTTCCATGGTGA
- a CDS encoding iron-hydroxamate ABC transporter substrate-binding protein: protein MKKLLMPFLLMLVLVLSACGGGEKTEKSSEEKKEDTPETITYQSENGAVEVPANPERVIVLSSFAGNVMALDVNIVGVDAWSKMNPRFEKLQGVEEVTDENLEKIIELNPDLIIGLSNIKNVDKLNEIAPTVTFTYGKLGYLEQHLEIGKVLNKEKEAQEWIENFKADSKAAGEEIKAKIGADATVSVIENFDKELYVFGDNWARGTEILYQEMGLNMPEKVKDAALEPGYYAISPEVLSEYAGDYVVFSKNAEGDTSFQQTETYKNIPAVKNDRVFEVNAKEFYFNDPLTLEYQLEFFKKSFLNQ, encoded by the coding sequence ATGAAGAAATTACTTATGCCATTCCTGCTTATGCTGGTGCTTGTTCTTAGCGCTTGTGGAGGCGGAGAGAAAACAGAAAAATCAAGCGAAGAAAAGAAAGAAGATACACCAGAAACAATCACTTATCAATCTGAAAATGGTGCTGTAGAAGTACCTGCAAATCCAGAAAGAGTCATTGTTCTCTCTTCTTTTGCTGGAAATGTGATGGCCCTCGATGTGAACATTGTTGGAGTGGATGCCTGGTCAAAAATGAATCCACGTTTTGAAAAATTGCAGGGCGTCGAAGAAGTGACAGATGAAAACCTGGAGAAGATCATTGAATTAAATCCAGACCTGATCATTGGTCTATCTAATATCAAAAATGTCGATAAGCTAAATGAAATCGCGCCGACTGTGACCTTTACATACGGAAAGCTCGGTTACCTGGAGCAGCACCTGGAAATCGGCAAGGTGTTAAATAAAGAAAAAGAAGCTCAAGAGTGGATTGAGAACTTCAAGGCAGACTCTAAAGCTGCTGGCGAAGAAATCAAAGCAAAAATTGGTGCAGACGCAACGGTTTCTGTTATCGAAAACTTCGACAAGGAATTGTACGTATTTGGCGACAACTGGGCTAGGGGAACGGAAATTCTTTATCAGGAAATGGGTTTGAATATGCCTGAAAAAGTGAAGGATGCAGCTCTTGAACCTGGTTACTATGCGATTTCCCCGGAAGTACTGTCTGAATACGCTGGTGACTATGTTGTTTTCAGCAAGAATGCAGAGGGAGATACTTCCTTCCAGCAAACCGAGACTTATAAGAATATCCCTGCCGTAAAGAATGACCGTGTATTCGAGGTAAATGCGAAGGAATTCTATTTCAATGATCCTCTTACACTCGAATATCAGCTGGAATTCTTTAAAAAATCGTTCTTGAACCAATAA
- the spxA gene encoding transcriptional regulator SpxA produces the protein MVTLYITSSCASCRKAKAWLQEHQIDFIERNIVSEPLTVDEIKSILRLTEDGTEDIISTNSKTYKQLDVDIDSLPLNQLYDLIIKNPQILRRPIIQDHKRLQVGYNEEEIRSFLPRKLRTFTGFELDSIAN, from the coding sequence ATGGTAACTTTATATATCACTTCAAGCTGTGCTTCATGCAGGAAAGCAAAAGCCTGGCTGCAAGAACATCAGATTGATTTTATCGAAAGAAATATCGTATCTGAGCCACTCACTGTAGATGAAATCAAATCGATTCTTCGGCTGACAGAGGATGGAACGGAAGATATTATTTCTACAAACTCTAAAACTTACAAGCAGTTGGATGTGGACATTGACTCTCTTCCGCTGAATCAATTATATGATCTAATCATAAAAAATCCTCAAATACTGCGCCGCCCAATCATCCAGGACCATAAACGATTGCAGGTTGGGTATAATGAAGAGGAAATCCGCAGTTTCTTGCCGCGCAAGCTACGTACATTTACTGGCTTTGAGCTGGATAGCATTGCGAATTAG
- a CDS encoding NAD(P)/FAD-dependent oxidoreductase — translation MENIEIYDITIIGGGPAGLYSAFYAGLREMKTKIIEAQHDLGGKIHVYPEKVIWDVGGVGPITGANLIKQLKEQAMTFSPEVVLNEKIESISKERDLFLLKGASGEIHYSKSVIVAIGSGILKPQKLNIEGAEKFELSNLHYMVNSLKYFKDRTVVISGGGNSAIDWANALEPVAKKIYLVHRRDCFSGHESQVTQMMNSSVECLFHSSITNLIADQNRTTIADVEITNQKTGEVLRLPVDDVLVNHGFDQDASLLQNSELEPKMIEDFYIDGTPTSQTSVPGLFAAGDILKHEGKLNLIAGTFQDAANAVNKAKQFIEPAASQSAMVSSHNKVFSERNKEMLLELIK, via the coding sequence ATGGAAAACATTGAAATCTATGACATTACGATTATTGGAGGCGGACCTGCTGGACTATATTCTGCCTTTTATGCAGGCCTTCGAGAGATGAAAACAAAAATAATTGAAGCGCAGCACGATCTTGGCGGGAAGATTCATGTTTATCCAGAAAAGGTGATCTGGGATGTGGGCGGCGTTGGCCCTATTACAGGAGCGAATTTAATCAAACAATTAAAGGAGCAGGCGATGACGTTCAGCCCTGAGGTAGTGTTGAATGAAAAAATCGAATCCATCAGCAAGGAACGGGATTTATTTTTACTAAAAGGAGCTTCTGGAGAGATTCACTATTCAAAATCTGTCATTGTGGCTATTGGAAGTGGGATCCTGAAACCGCAAAAGCTCAATATTGAAGGTGCGGAAAAATTTGAGTTATCCAACCTTCACTATATGGTCAATTCTCTCAAATATTTTAAGGATAGAACGGTTGTCATTTCGGGTGGAGGCAATTCGGCGATTGATTGGGCAAACGCGCTCGAGCCCGTTGCTAAAAAGATTTATTTGGTTCACAGGAGAGACTGCTTCAGTGGACATGAATCTCAAGTGACCCAAATGATGAACAGTTCTGTGGAATGTTTGTTCCATTCAAGCATTACCAATTTAATTGCTGACCAAAACCGAACAACTATTGCCGATGTTGAAATAACCAATCAGAAAACTGGTGAAGTCCTTCGCCTGCCTGTAGACGATGTACTCGTCAACCACGGTTTTGACCAGGACGCATCCTTGCTCCAAAATAGTGAGCTTGAACCGAAGATGATTGAAGACTTTTACATAGACGGAACACCAACAAGCCAAACCTCAGTGCCCGGCTTATTTGCAGCTGGGGATATTTTAAAGCATGAAGGAAAATTGAATTTGATTGCGGGGACCTTCCAGGATGCAGCCAACGCAGTTAATAAGGCAAAGCAGTTCATAGAACCGGCAGCTTCGCAGTCAGCCATGGTTTCTTCCCATAACAAAGTATTTTCAGAGCGAAACAAGGAAATGCTTCTTGAGCTGATTAAGTGA